The Christiangramia flava JLT2011 region TTGCGGTTATCCTGATCTTCGGGGCGGCCTTCACGAAATCGGCACAATTTCCATTTCATTTCTGGTTACCGGGAGCAATGAAAGCACCAACTCCGGTTTCTACTTACCTGCACTCAGCGACTATGGTTAAAGCAGGTATTTATTTACTGATGCGTTTTAGTCCCATTCTTGGTGGAGAGGATATCTGGAGCTATACCCTGATAATCGTTGGGGCAATTACCATGTTATACTCGGCGATTCATACCATCTTCAGAACCGATTTAAAAGGGGTACTCGCTTATTCCACGATTTCGGCGCTTGGAATCCTGGTTTTTCTAATCGGATTTGGAACTGAAGAAGCTTATTTGGCGGCCGCAGTTTTCATTATCGTACACGCATTATATAAAGCAACACTATTCCTGGTTACGGGAATTATAGATCACCAAACTCATACTCGCGATGTGACCAGGCTTTCAGGTTTATTTAAAATTATGCCGCTGGTTGGAGTTGCCGCAATCCTGGGTGCAATTTCCAGTGGGGGTATACCGCCAAGTATTGGTTTCGTTGGAAAAGAGCTGATTTATGAATCTACTTCCAAAGCTGAATGGATGGTGATTTTAATGGTGATCGCCATCGTTTCAACTAAAATCCTGTTGCTATATGCCGGATTTGTAGCTGGGATCAAACCATTTACCGGAAAACTTCCGGAAAACCTTCAGAATACCAAAAAACCGGGTATTATTTTATGGGCTCCGCCATTGCTTTTAGGAGCTTTGGGAATTGTATTAGGAATTGCACCATTTTTGATCGAAGGCGCACTGATCAAGCCACTGGTGACCGCTATGGGCGTGGATGCTTCAGAAATACATTTGGCCCTATGGCACGGATTCAATGAGGTCCTGCTATTGAGTGCAATTACGATCGGAATTGGAACAGCCTTGTATTTCCTGATAAAACCTTCAGCAAAACTGGAGAACGGCATCGCAAAATTAGACGCTATAGCCCCGGAAAACCTGTTATGGAAATTCAACGGTGGCTTTAAAATATTCTCCCAGTACTGGACGCGCTTTTTTCAGAATGGATATTTACGAAATTACATTTCTACCATCATCCTGTTCACGGTAGGAGTTGTGGGCTATATTATGCTTCGCGACGGGCGTTTTGAAATAGATTATATGCGGTTGACGGAGACGACCATTTCAGAAATCGTCGTGACACTAGTGCTGATCGCTGGTTGTATCTATACCGTATTTACGAGGTCCAGGCTGGCTGCTGTTGTGGCGATGGGAGTGATTGGCTGGTCTATTTGTTTGATATTCGTATTTTACAGCGCGCCCGACCTGGCAATGACCCAGTTTTCGATCGATACACTTACGGTGATCCTTTTCGTGCTGGTGTTGTATAAGCTGCCGCGGTACCTGAAACTGTCAGATTATAAAACGAGAATCAGGGATGGAGTACTTTCTACCGTTTTCGGGGTAATGATCGCAATGATCGCTTTGGAAGTACTGGCAGTTCCGGCAAATACCGAAATTGGTGATTATTACGCTGAAAAAGCCTATATCGCTGCCCACGGAAAGAATGTCGTGAACGTGATCCTGGTAGATTTCAGGGGAGCTGATACCATGATTGAAATTTCGGTACTGTCGATTGCGGCACTGGGAGTATTTGGGTTAATGAAACTGAGATTGCGTAAATCTGAAAGAAGACATTACGATTAGAAAATTATGAGAACCACGATAATTTTAAGAACTGCATCGAATTACCTTTTACCGGTATTGCTGCTGTTTTCCATTTTCGTTCTTTTGAGGGGGCATTACCTTCCCGGTGGTGGTTTTGTGGGTGGTCTTATCGCTTCGATCGCGTTCATTCTGCATTCATTTGCGAATGGCCTGAAAAGAACCAAGGATCTGCTGGTCATGCACCCTGGATACCTGATTCCTATTGGTCTTAGTATTTCTTTTTTAAGCGGTCTGGCACCGGTAGCTTTGTTCGACGAACCTTTTATGACCGGTTTGTGGTCTCATGAAGCTGTACCAATTTTAGGAAATATCGGTTCGACCCTGTTCTTTGACCTCGGAGTGTATTTCGTGGTAAACGGGGTGACCTTAACAATAATCTTTACAATTTCAGAATCAGCCTAAATGGAGATATTAATCGCATTGATGATCGGGGTTTTGTACGCGGCTGGTATTTATATGATGCTGCGCCGAAGTCTGGTGAAACTCATCATTGGAATTATCCTAATTGGAAATGGCGCGAATTTGCTGATTTTCCTGCTGGGAAGAATTACCAAAGGTTCGCCGCCTATCATCCCGGGGGACGCACATCTGCTTACGGAAGCTTATGCTGATCCTGTTCCGCAGGCCCTGATATTAACCGCCATTGTGATCAGTTTTGGACTGCAGTCTTTCGCCATTGTACTGGTGAAACGAGCGCATACCGTGGTTCGTACAGATGATCTGGACGAAATGAACGCAACCGACGAAGATTCATGACAGAACAACTAATCATATACCCGTTATTCCTTCAGATCGCCATCAGTATCATCTTGATGTTCGGCTGGAATAATATCCGTTTTCAGAAGATCTTCAGCGTGATAGGCAGCACACTGGCCGTCGCGTTGGCCGGAGTGGTTTTCTATTTCACGTGGACCGATGGTACTCATACCGTGCAGGCTGGAGACTGGCCCGCACCATTCGGGATTACTTTTGTAGCCGATACTTTTGCCGCTACCCTGGTCGTACTTACCTCTCTGGCAGGCCTTGCTGTATCTATCTTTTCGGCAGCTTCGGTTTTAAAAGCGCGTTTGAAATTTGGCTATTTTCCCATTTTTCATTTCCTGTTGCTGGGACTTAATGGTGCTTTCCTGACGGGAGATATCTTCAATCTCTATGTGTGGTTCGAAATTATTATTATCAGTTCCTTTGTGCTCATCACCATTGGAGGTGAAAAAGCACAGCTCGAAGGAGCCGTAAAGTATTTTACGCTGAATATTCTCGCGTCAATCATTTTCCTTACTGCCATTGCTGTTCTTTATGGACTTACCGGCAGTTTGAATATGGCCGATCTTGCTGAAAAGATCTCGCAGGTTCCGAACCAGGGACTGGTGGAGATCACCGGTGTTCTCTTTATCATCGGCTTCGGAATTAAGGCCGGGGTTTTTCCGTTGTATTTCTGGTTGCCGGCATCCTATCATACACCGCCTTTTGCCGTTTCTGCCATATTTGGTGGTTTACTCACAAAAGTTGGGGTGTATGCCTTGCTTCGCGTGTTTACCCTGATATTCCATGGGGATGACTTCATCAACACTTTACTCATCGTGATCGCTATTTTTACGCTGATTAGTGGTGGGGTTGGAGCATTGGTTCAGAATAATATCCGGAAAATATTCTCCTATCTCATCATTTGCCATATTGGGTATATGATTGCAGGACTGGGAATGTTCACTGAAATTGCCATTGCAGGAGCTATTTTCTACCTCATTCACGATATTGTGGTAAAAACGAACCTGTTTATGCTCAGTGGGCTGATCTATAAGATTAAAGGCTCCAACAGCATGCGGAATCTTGGCGGATTGTATGCAGCCTGGCCAAAGATCAGTCTGTTACTTTTCATCCCGCTGTTTTCCCTCGTTGGGATACCACCGCTTTCCGGTTTCTGGCCAAAGATCAACCTGATCAAGGCTGGTTTTGCGCAGGGTAGCTATTTCACCGTAGCCGCCATTATATTTGCCAGTTTTATTACGCTGGTGATCATTGCGAAATTGTGGGCAGAAGTTTTCTGGAAAGACGGAAAAGAAATAAAACGCAGCAGGAATTTTCAGTTTTTTACAGATCTGCCTAAGCTGAAAAGGATTCAGCTGGTGGTGCCGGTGGCTTTGTTAAGTCTGGTATCTTTGTATATTGGTTTCGGCGCCGAGCATATTCAGGAAGTATCAGCCAGGATTGCCGATGAACTGGTGAACAATCAGGGTTATATAGATACGGTTTTGAAGCGTTAATTGTCAAAAAATGAAGAGCAAGTTTATATCAAATATATTACTGACCTTTATCTGGGTGGCACTCACCGGGGATTTCTCCTTTGAGAATTACGTTTTCGGCTTCTTCCTGAACTTTCATATCCTTTGGTTGATTACCTATAAAAGAAATCATTCCAAATATTTCGTGATCGTTCCGAAGCTTATCCTGCTTTTGGTCACTTTTCTGTATGAATTGATCAAGGCGAACCTGGAAGTTGCTTACGAGGTGATCACACCCAAACTGAAGATGACACCGGGAATCATCATGGTTCCATTGGACGTGAAATCAAATATCGGGATCACATTGCTGGCCAATATGATCTCTCTTACTCCCGGAACCCTGAGTATTGATGTATCGAATGACCGCAAAGTGTTGTTCGTTCACGCGATGTATATCAAAGACCGCGAGGTATTCATCAAGAGTATCAAAAACGGTTTTGAAAAAAGAATTTTGGAGATAATGTCATGACGTTACACGACTATCTATATTATGTCATATTGCCCGTTTTGATCCTTTCAGCGATCCTGATTTTCTGGAGACTGCTGAAGGGACCAACGATTGCTGATAAAGTGATCGCACTGGACCTGTTGATTACAACGGGTATCGGGATCATTGGGGTGTATTGCATCATTTACAATCATTCCACCCTACTGGACAGTGCATTGATCCTGGGATTGATCGCATTCCTGAGCACGGTGGCATTGTCTTATTACCTGGAAAAAAGAAAGAAGAAATGATCGAAATAATCATAGGTACACTGGCAACTTTTGGAGCATTATTCGTTCTTTTTGCGGCGATCGGGCTGGTGCGAATGCCTGATACGTATTTGAGAATTTCTGTAACGACCAAGGCCGCAACCTTAGGTGTTGGACTGGTTTTGATGGCGACGGCTGTTTTCTTCAGTAATTCCGGGGTGACTTCCCAGGCCTTTGTGATCATCCTGTTTATTTTCCTAACTGCTCCGGTGAGTGCACACCTTATTGGCCGTGCCTCTTATTTCGTCGGGATCAAACTCTGGGATAAATCGGTGATGGACGATCTACAGGGGAAATATCAGAAGAACAGTCACATTCTGAAAAGTGTTGTAGATGATACTCCTGAAGATAATGTAGATCACACCAAGATCGAAAATAAGGAAAAACGCAATTAATCTGTTGAGTTCTTCTTGGAGTCCAGGTGCTTCAGAATTTTCTTTTCAATCTTTCCGAAGAAATAATTTACGACTACGATCAGGAGCGTGACCACCACGACCTCGAGGAACATTCCAAAACCTGAAAGACAGCCAATGCCCGCGCTGCACCAGATCGTAGCTGCTGTGGTTAAACCTTCCACGTCCTTACCCTTTTTCATGATCGTTCCGGCGCCAATAAAACCGATCCCGATAATGACCTGGCTGAGTACACGGGTAATATCCACATATTTATCGCCTTCGTATTCCAGGGAAAGGCAAATGAAGACGCTGGCGCCCAGTGCGACCAGCGCATGGGTCTTCAGCCCTGCGTGCTTGCCTCTGAACTCGCGTTCCAGCCCTATTAATAAACCGGCAATAACGGCGATTACTGCCTTTATCGTAAATTCTTTTAAATCCATTGATTAGTAGTTTTATCTTTGTCTTATGGCGTTTCCCATGAAATTAGAAAAAAAACTTCTTAAGAGAAAGTTAGAAAACTCACTTCGGGAGTTAAAACTACCCTCGGAAGGAGTGGATTTTTATTCGAATGATTACCTGGGGTTTTCCTCTTCCCGGCTTATTTATGAAAAAGCTGAAAAAATACTGAAGCTCCAAAAGCTTAAAAATGGCGCTACAGGTTCGCGTTTGCTTTCCGGGAACTTGGCAATTTTCGCAGAAACTGAGGCACGAGTCGCTAAATTTCACCAAAGTGAATCGGCAATTTTGTTCAACTCCGGCTACGATGCCAATATGGGCTTTTTTTCCTCGGTGCCGCAGAAAGGAGATGTGATCCTTTTCGATGAATATGCCCATGCTTCCATTCGCGATGGTCTGCGCATGAGCCTGGCCAGAAGTTTCAAATTCCGGCATAATGATCTTGGGCATCTTCGGGAGCTACTGGTAAAATTTCAGCATTTTGATACGATTTATGTGGTAACAGAATCAGTATTTTCTATGGATGGTGACTCGCCCGATGTTCAGGAGCTTTTAAAAATCGTACGGGAATTTCAGGCCTTGCTTGTTGTAGATGAAGCGCATGCTATTGGTGTTTGCGGGAAGGATTATAAAGGCCTTTTTCAGGAGGAGTCAGGAGCGGTTTTTGCACGTATCGTCACCTTCGGAAAGGCTATGGGATGTCACGGTGCGGCGATCCTGGGGAGCAAAATACTGAAGGATTATCTCGTGAATTTCGCCAGAAGTTTCATTTATACCACGGCTATGAGCCCACATTCGGTGGCGACAATTGCTGCGGCTTATGGATATTTTGAAGAAATACTGGATCGCGAACCAGGCGAATTGCAGCAACTCCGGGATAATCTTCAGTTTTTCGAAGAGGAAATTCAGAAAAAAGGATTGTCACAGCATTTCATTATTTCAGAGTCGGCGATCCGGAGCTGCCTGGTTCCGGGAAATGATGCGGTCAAAAAGCTTTCCGAAGAAATGCTGAAGTCGGGTTTTATCGTCAAGCCAATTCTTTCTCCCACCGTACCGAAAGGCGAGGAGCGACTGCGATTTTGCATTCATGCCTACAATTCCCGGGCTGAAATTTCGGAGGTCTTGAAACTCTTGGGTACTTTTGTATCCAAAGTTTAAAAATGCCAAAAACATTCTTTATTACCGGGATCAGTACCGAAGTTGGAAAGACCGTTGCGGCCGCGATCGTGACCAGGTCTATGGAGGCCGATTACTGGAAACCGGTGCAGGCGGGAGATCTTGAGAACAGTGATACGCACAAGATCAAAAGACTACTGGGTTCTCATGAGGTTCATTTTCATGAGAACGCCTATGCGCTGAATACACCAATGAGTCCACACGCTGCTGCTGAAATTGACGGG contains the following coding sequences:
- a CDS encoding cation:proton antiporter encodes the protein MTLHDYLYYVILPVLILSAILIFWRLLKGPTIADKVIALDLLITTGIGIIGVYCIIYNHSTLLDSALILGLIAFLSTVALSYYLEKRKKK
- a CDS encoding proton-conducting transporter membrane subunit; amino-acid sequence: MTEQLIIYPLFLQIAISIILMFGWNNIRFQKIFSVIGSTLAVALAGVVFYFTWTDGTHTVQAGDWPAPFGITFVADTFAATLVVLTSLAGLAVSIFSAASVLKARLKFGYFPIFHFLLLGLNGAFLTGDIFNLYVWFEIIIISSFVLITIGGEKAQLEGAVKYFTLNILASIIFLTAIAVLYGLTGSLNMADLAEKISQVPNQGLVEITGVLFIIGFGIKAGVFPLYFWLPASYHTPPFAVSAIFGGLLTKVGVYALLRVFTLIFHGDDFINTLLIVIAIFTLISGGVGALVQNNIRKIFSYLIICHIGYMIAGLGMFTEIAIAGAIFYLIHDIVVKTNLFMLSGLIYKIKGSNSMRNLGGLYAAWPKISLLLFIPLFSLVGIPPLSGFWPKINLIKAGFAQGSYFTVAAIIFASFITLVIIAKLWAEVFWKDGKEIKRSRNFQFFTDLPKLKRIQLVVPVALLSLVSLYIGFGAEHIQEVSARIADELVNNQGYIDTVLKR
- the mnhG gene encoding monovalent cation/H(+) antiporter subunit G, which gives rise to MIEIIIGTLATFGALFVLFAAIGLVRMPDTYLRISVTTKAATLGVGLVLMATAVFFSNSGVTSQAFVIILFIFLTAPVSAHLIGRASYFVGIKLWDKSVMDDLQGKYQKNSHILKSVVDDTPEDNVDHTKIENKEKRN
- a CDS encoding Na+/H+ antiporter subunit C, which codes for MEILIALMIGVLYAAGIYMMLRRSLVKLIIGIILIGNGANLLIFLLGRITKGSPPIIPGDAHLLTEAYADPVPQALILTAIVISFGLQSFAIVLVKRAHTVVRTDDLDEMNATDEDS
- a CDS encoding MgtC/SapB family protein, encoding MDLKEFTIKAVIAVIAGLLIGLEREFRGKHAGLKTHALVALGASVFICLSLEYEGDKYVDITRVLSQVIIGIGFIGAGTIMKKGKDVEGLTTAATIWCSAGIGCLSGFGMFLEVVVVTLLIVVVNYFFGKIEKKILKHLDSKKNSTD
- a CDS encoding putative monovalent cation/H+ antiporter subunit A — encoded protein: MLTAILTGFLFAIFLVFAGKFFRGKLAILSSLIPLGLFIYFIRFIGEIANGEIITRTYSWIPSFNVDLSFKLDGLSMLFTLMITGIGFLVFLYTSSYLKGHKYLDRFYGYLGLFMAAMLGLVLSDNMITLFTFWELTSISSFFLIGFNNDSEASRKSAMTALGITGIGGLLLLAAALLLNYISGTYSISEMLTMGEAIRSNQLYPLAVILIFGAAFTKSAQFPFHFWLPGAMKAPTPVSTYLHSATMVKAGIYLLMRFSPILGGEDIWSYTLIIVGAITMLYSAIHTIFRTDLKGVLAYSTISALGILVFLIGFGTEEAYLAAAVFIIVHALYKATLFLVTGIIDHQTHTRDVTRLSGLFKIMPLVGVAAILGAISSGGIPPSIGFVGKELIYESTSKAEWMVILMVIAIVSTKILLLYAGFVAGIKPFTGKLPENLQNTKKPGIILWAPPLLLGALGIVLGIAPFLIEGALIKPLVTAMGVDASEIHLALWHGFNEVLLLSAITIGIGTALYFLIKPSAKLENGIAKLDAIAPENLLWKFNGGFKIFSQYWTRFFQNGYLRNYISTIILFTVGVVGYIMLRDGRFEIDYMRLTETTISEIVVTLVLIAGCIYTVFTRSRLAAVVAMGVIGWSICLIFVFYSAPDLAMTQFSIDTLTVILFVLVLYKLPRYLKLSDYKTRIRDGVLSTVFGVMIAMIALEVLAVPANTEIGDYYAEKAYIAAHGKNVVNVILVDFRGADTMIEISVLSIAALGVFGLMKLRLRKSERRHYD
- a CDS encoding Na+/H+ antiporter subunit E, coding for MKSKFISNILLTFIWVALTGDFSFENYVFGFFLNFHILWLITYKRNHSKYFVIVPKLILLLVTFLYELIKANLEVAYEVITPKLKMTPGIIMVPLDVKSNIGITLLANMISLTPGTLSIDVSNDRKVLFVHAMYIKDREVFIKSIKNGFEKRILEIMS
- a CDS encoding aminotransferase class I/II-fold pyridoxal phosphate-dependent enzyme, which produces MDFYSNDYLGFSSSRLIYEKAEKILKLQKLKNGATGSRLLSGNLAIFAETEARVAKFHQSESAILFNSGYDANMGFFSSVPQKGDVILFDEYAHASIRDGLRMSLARSFKFRHNDLGHLRELLVKFQHFDTIYVVTESVFSMDGDSPDVQELLKIVREFQALLVVDEAHAIGVCGKDYKGLFQEESGAVFARIVTFGKAMGCHGAAILGSKILKDYLVNFARSFIYTTAMSPHSVATIAAAYGYFEEILDREPGELQQLRDNLQFFEEEIQKKGLSQHFIISESAIRSCLVPGNDAVKKLSEEMLKSGFIVKPILSPTVPKGEERLRFCIHAYNSRAEISEVLKLLGTFVSKV
- a CDS encoding Na+/H+ antiporter subunit B, producing MRTTIILRTASNYLLPVLLLFSIFVLLRGHYLPGGGFVGGLIASIAFILHSFANGLKRTKDLLVMHPGYLIPIGLSISFLSGLAPVALFDEPFMTGLWSHEAVPILGNIGSTLFFDLGVYFVVNGVTLTIIFTISESA